One Bombus terrestris chromosome 15, iyBomTerr1.2, whole genome shotgun sequence genomic window, TGGTGATAGTAATAGAAAATGTATCAGTTTTCATAGTTAGTAgaaatacgaatatttataagTTAATGTTTCGAAGAAGTAGATCATAAAATAGTTACTAAATGCAATGGTACAATACAGTTACTCTGTGTactaaattatgaatatttctaTGAACTAGCAATATtctgtattataatattttttaaataggttCAGTATACATACTTGAAATCTGAAATTTAGTGTAGGCAAATGTGAAAGTCCCTTTAAGTCGTAAGTTCCACAAGCGGAGGACACTTGCCTCGTCGAGTGCGAATGAACTTCTTTCAGGTCACACGAATTCAATCAAAGATACTGTTATCAACAAATTTGCCGCAGTTAATCCGTACTAATTTAAAAACATTGACCATAATTTAATGATCAAGTGTTAATTCGCCGTTTATTCTCTTATGCGTGTATAACCATTACGTAAATACGTATAACATCAAAGTCATAGGGTAAATGCTAGCAAGCTCTTACACGCTCTATTTTATTGGTAAAGTTTTTCCATCAGCGCCTTAATACTACTCATAGTTCTTCCGTGTTTCTTTCTAAGTATTTCACCAAGGCGACAATTTAAGAATGCCTTGGAACACTCTATACATTGCGAATTATTTCACGGTCAAAAGAATCGGCAGCCAAATCCTTGGCCTACTGCCAGCAGTCCGACAAATGCAAACACATTCTACATACGCATTAGCATAAAGTAGTCTGTACATTGGAAATATACCTCCCTGATTCATGTGAATCTTTCAAGTAGACTGGACGTAAACACGAGACAAAATGTTGCTGTGTTTAACTTAGCCGGAGACCTGCAAGAAAGCTTGCGAAATCCGAGCCCTGTTCCCGCATATTAACCTACTTCACTTTATAGTTAAATCGGTCCATAACGTCGAGTCGCTTTTTGCGAACAGGTGACGTCGAACGATAAATTAAAAGATCGTTACCGTTTCGCCAACGAATTAAAATAACTCAGTGACCACTATAAAAAATTTAGTTCAAGGTTCGAAAGCAAAAACACGCGTTTCTTAAAATACTGTTAAAAATTCTAGCaactataaattatttgttCTAAAATCCGTCCTTCCATCTTCCCGTATTCAAATTTGCTCTTTAGGTACATACCTAAATACCtgttaggttgtcccaaaagtttcatcaacatattttattttatattattttatcgaattaagtatgatccattttgtttcaatagaaaaatgttgtgcatttattattcctttataaaacggaagaaacttttgggacagcTTAATACGATGTAAATGCAAGCTAATACACACTTACACCGTTTGAGGCGCGGTTGAAAAGTGGTGGCACAGGATCATATACCGTATCGGCTTCACGTTGCATTGTAGTCATGCCATACCACGCCTCGTAAGCTTTGTAAAAACTTTAAAACGTCTAGACGCGTGGGTTGACTGGATAATCTCGACTCCCTGCATCTCGACCGAATTGTTGTACGCACTACATTTACTTTTTCGAAGGCGTACGTTTTTGCGAACGCGGTCGATACCTAATTTCAATATAgatattttatcataaaaatctcaatagaaattataattattcaacAAGCCACTTGAAAAATTGCGAGTAATTAAGCATGTACCCTGTCATGAATTTGTTACTTATTCGTTGAAAATGAATGGTACAGATAAGGACATAATTCATTGATAATGCAACTTAATTACGTCACTGATAAATATTCCGACCTTTGTCATAACGGAGACATAACTACAAACATCTGCATTTACTCAAGTAAACAAAGCACTTAAATCATAAAGATTTATAAGGATTCTAAAAACAAACTTGTCTGTTTTTATATATCCACATACATTTGCAACGGAAAACACATTGCCTATCATATTTTTGTATCGCATTTGTCACATAAACAATATTATCGAAATCAACAAATTtatccaattttttaaaatcagcAACGTAAGTCAGAGAAGCTAAAATAACAATCGTCATCGAGTGTCGTAGGCCCAGCGTAGCGGTGATCTTTACACTGCATGACACGTTGATGCTAACAGTCTTGTTTGACTACAGTTCTTGTTTCCTTTCGTTTCAGATTGCAACGTGCAGAACAGACAATATATAGAAACACACAGAATAACCGTGCGAGGGAGACAATTCATAGGCTAAGGGTTTGCCGAACGTATTCGAAGATCAGGAATCAAGATATGATGGATGTTCGTTCCAAAGTTTCCCCAAGCTCTGTACCAATTTGGAGATCGTCAATACGTCTTCTTCACGATCGTCatcttccttcttctcctcttcctctttcctgGAACTTAGCTACCATCAGCCGAGGATGTCCGTCAAGATAAGTTTCCACCTTCGAGTTGACCAAATCTCGCTGGTCTCGTccgttcctctttctctcttagtAACCACTCCCTTTTCgcgttccttttttattttctctctaaCTTTTTTCTGTATAATACTCTCGTTTCCCTGAACTCGCATCAACTGTCGTACGAATTTACGAGATTCTTTTAATGAGGTTTTTCTCTTTAGTTGGGGTGAATCAAGGGGCTTTAAATAAGTAACGCAAGATATAACGAAGAGTGTAGCTTAGAAAAAGAATGATAAGTTCTAAGGAATTAAAAAGACGAAACTAGATGCGCGCTTAGCGGTTTTGAATGGAATAGCGGTCATAATCGTGCGCGCTATCTTGAACAGTGGATACGCAATAGTTTTCTTATACCGCTTGTCGCGAAACTTCTATTCGAAATTAACGTTATTATTTTTCTGTGGAAAAGTTTCGATATCGCATGATACGTTCCAGTCCTAACCGCTTAAAATGGGAAAGTAACTATGAAGAAATAGTAATTTGCGCGAGCGCAACTCCAAAGTTGACCATTTCTAGATCGTTGTCATAGTATACGTAAGAGTGTAATttcgagaaagagaaaaagatcaGTTGCTTCTTTTCTGATCcgggaataatattttttctttattgtttGACCGGTGCTAGCTACTGTCTCTTTATCTCTACTCTCTTTTTTATTGGAACGATTCATGATAGTAACTATAAAGAGACCAAAGTTACGCAACCTCGTTCGTATTAATCCTGTATTGCTTGTTATCGTTCGATAAATTGGTATCAGTTACCACGCGTATAGAATACTCTCGTAACGTGTCGCGCTTTCTGCACGACAAATTACCCAACGATTAGCACGTCGATACTCATATATACTCTTTCcttataaaatatctttaatcccatatacatatatgttttcGTGTAATTGTTTATATGTCTTTATATATCTATAgattcttttttatcttcttgCACTCTTGTTTGGACGCTGTTGATATTCAATCGTACGTTTCACGACCATTTAAAGAATAATATCGCAAacaaattttatgtttcaagacgaaactgaattaaaaaattctgatCTCGACAATTTTGTGATGTATGCGCCATTGCGAAAGCATAAATGCGTCCTTACAATTGGAATCGAAGTTGCTACTCGCGTATACGTGCATATATAAAGTACAGTaacaaaaaaaaggaaagaattcgTCTGGAGGTAATATACGACTAAAGATATATTATTCGGTTCATGTCGGTCTATGGCATGGGTTGATATCGAGAAAAACATGTATGTTCGAAGAATCGCGTCCCGCATCAATGTTTCTTCACCTGGCTTTCAGAACGAATTCTTTTCGCGCACGTGTAACCTTACACTCGGCTACGAAATTCAATCCATAttctttcttactttcttcTCTATTATTTTTCATGAAGTACAAATCAATagactatattattattattaccgatACTATCATTGCTATCTCTACTACTAGGCACATATATCGTTATTACGATCGCACgacaagaaatatatatatatatatacacacacacactcacacatatatatacacatctaATGCATGCCAACGTAACACATATGCACTACGTACGACTGGTTCGTGCGTAGGAAAGAAAAACAAGACATAATTTGTAATCTTTTTGACTTTTATGCCCCAATCATAACACCCAGAGAAACAAGTATTCAGGAAACGAGATTTTCTTTGCAGGGCGTCGTGTGGCATAATGATGACAGTACATCTTCAGTTCGTGCGAAGAAACGGACTGCAGGATTGGACGATCGTAAAATCGCAAGGAGTGAGGCCGTCGAGTTTGTAGAATAACATTGAGTGCAATTAGAAATACTTTTGACAAACTGGCAACCACTGGCTTTAATCCAGCTTGCACGTGATGATCATCTTTTAGTCGATTTCTTCCTGGCTATCGACATCGACCTTCCCCTTCCGCAGGACTGGACGGTCTCTTCGTTCTCGATATCGCCTTCCATGTGGAGCACAATGGTGTCGGAGTGTTTTATTAGACATTATATATCAGATCTTGACAATGATTATTGTTCTTCAAACACATATTCTTCTGTTGTTTATCCTTTTCTCTTAACGTCGTTGTAATATCCTCTTCACCTCTTCATGTATCTGGGTCGCGTGACTCTTTGAGGTTTTATCGTTTGCCTTCGTATTAGGCCCTTAATATACACTTACAAATTGTACCTTGTATTTtttgatacatatatatatatatagagagagttTTTTTATACTTGTTAATTCTTCCTAGAGTTTTAAATGATTGGTTGTGAATGTATAGTGTGAAACGATTCCTAAAGAGTCGGTGACTTCTTTGTgaacatttttctctttcttcttctttttttttttattagtaacATAGTTAATGATCGATCTATAGGAGGGCAACCAGTGACGGTGACTGGAGACGTATCTTCTATATAtgtgatataaaaaagaaactcaTGCATAGGATGCCATTGTAAAAATGTATGTTTGCAGATCTACTTGTGCCCAAAGTGTTCACTGATGAATCAATTCCTTTTTGTACTTAACTGATCGGTCACAAATTCGTCTTGTCTGAGTTGATACTCACTTTATTGacacgtttttttttattttctgtaagCAGAAATTACGGCAAATAGGCTGCCAGCAAGTAGAATCCGGTAGAAAGGCAAGAACACCTCTTTCCTACTTTGTAATAAGAAGCAACTCTTCATAGCTCTCGACAATCTGTGTTTTATGCATATAAACAGAATTCACTACTTTTATTTAATCATTAATTTAGTATTTTGTTAATTCCAGTGAGGCAAAGGGAAAATTAAGCACAGACTACTTATACATAACTGTTCCTCGTTGTACCTGTGACCCCTCAAGAATTAGCCCCCTCCCTTAACTCTTCTTTTTGTACTATATCTTGTACTTGATTCATTCCAGATATTGTACACACAAACGATtgctaattaataaaaattaagtcaCGGAAGAATATATCGAACGACTGAATATAGGAAAATCGAAGAAGGTGAAATTTTTtttcacatatacatataatatataaataattatatgttaagTTTTATGCAGCTATATTAAATGAGATTAAACCAAGCAAAATACATTTACCAATACTCTGCAGAGTGCAGTTAGGGCTTTTCTCGTtttctgtatatatatttattgaaccttcgctatattatatatgtatgattAGCAACATAGAGATAAAGCTCAGTGAGTTCGACGAACCGTGATGATGCGCCGTGTTTAATTCGCGTTTAGTCCGATAGAGCTCAGAAGAATGTCGCGAGGATATCTCTGTCGCAATCAAATTGTATAGGCGTTTGCGTTTGCGTATTGCGTTCACATTTCATGAAAATTGCAACTTCTTTCATGGGAGCACTCTCATAACCTGAGGTAATTTAAGcttgtataattttctttcataaacTGTCGGTACAAACGAATTCTGTTTGAGTTCGTGTACCTGATCTTCGAGTACTCCTGTGAAAGAACTTGAAGAAGTGTCCTTCGTCTACGTAAATAAGCTTTTATTGCTTAAATTCTTACCATAGTTAAAACTTCAAGTTGAGTTTTTAACTATGCTAAAAAGTTAATATTACGAAAAAGTATCTATGGACGAATGGAAAGCTCATGTTTCAACACGCTAATGTATTCGACCCACTGGATACATCAATTgccaagatatatatatataaaccagAGTTGTCCTAGCAACATTACATTAtagtataattaatttatattaaatatcgcGCATACGGTTGTCCGTTCTTGACGAAAAGTGTATAGAACTGGTTAAAACTCGTTCTACCTACCGCACCGCCTCGAAATTagttatatatacgtacattatAAGGGAAATAATTAAGGAATGCATGCATGTGAAACACATACGCTGtaatatatagaaaaaatgtacaatttcCTCTTGAGAGCCGTAAGACTGATAACTTAACACGGATACACAGAGACTGTACATATAATAATTGTTGCAAGACACAGGTTTGAGTTTCGATACAATTTCCATTGCAGATATGCGATGTGCTTCTTgcaatctatatatatatatatacacacatatatatatatatacacatagatCCTATGTACACAAGCTGTTTGTTTTCATGGATAATGCGTAAACCGGTTGGGCGGTAATTTTTTCGAAACTCTTCTCTCTGTCGCGGTAGATGTAGCGTTGAGTTCGCTTGTGAAAATTGGTTCaagcttttatatatattatcctTTTGCGTAGGAAACATATAAACATGATACAGTGTGCAGCGTatcattatatatgtaattattctCAAACGCTATATCACATTATATTTGTGTTTCGTTTAAGTAGGACATATGTTCCTcttttagtttatttttattaatttttggcATTCGTAACTCGAGATTAGATTTTTATTGTTATGGTTATCGATTATTCGTCAATATtagttttattataaatgattGATGCCGCGACTGCGCAAATTGACTATATGAAAAAATGGACATAGTagattttttattgtatagCGTAAGAtgctttatatatacatatatcaaatactgAATTGTAAATATGCTACCGCGTTATTATGTATATGAATACAcgatatttagaaataaaatatttttaagccGACATCGCTGCGTAccgtgaaatttattatttgtatatttcagctgaaagagaaatgtaataataattatatcctCGAAATGGAAGGTACTATAAGCTAAATAGATAGCcatgaaaaattgttatttaatgATTTGTATTGGATTAAAATATACTGTAAAGTTTACTAtcgcttattattatttttcccaATACTGATGTTTAGGAACATAATGGATACATAGAAGCAAAAATTAATTCTTTCGTGTAAATCAGACAATACGGCTTCTTTAGTTgactatttaaaattattcacgAACAAAGCTGTTGATGATTAAAGATGACTTTCTCTGCATAATCACGATGTTTTTTCGTCATTGTTTTCCAGGTATTGTCTTTTATTTATGTTCATTGCCAGCTACTTGTTATGCATTATCGGTAGAGGAGTGCGAAAAAATAGCTTTGGGTCGGATCGAGTtgtcaaaaatattttgtaattttatattgtcAGGATTCCCGAGAATTTTGAAATTCTCGAGAAAGTCGGGTCATCgacaattttaaaattgtatagGCGAGAATATGcagcaaaaataacaataaaacatgttagatataacattttatcataaaatataatttgctatataattttataattcttatcTCGACaatctaattttataattttataattttataattcgaatCCCGACAATCTGGAATTACGAGATACGTTTCCATTATTTTCGGGTTCTCGCACAGCTCTAACTACTAATCATTTactaataaaattatcatatttcattcctacaaaaatatattaagttcTATTATAAGAATTAGGTTTAGAAGAAAATaactatctttttatttaagaaaatagtagatctataaaataaacaatttatgaATCCAAACGTCGAATTTTCTTCGGTTACCagattaaatattatgtaacatatattaaatatatattaatgataaaagaataatcctttattaatattacattatatacaatattttaaatatagattGGATTAAATTggattaacattttttaatattattgcaCTGAACACATTTGCGCTTTTTGTATATGTACATTTCCTATATTATTCGTGCTGTGATTATATCAATAATGCACTTGTTTCAAATGTGCCGATGGTATCGTCTACAAAAGCAATTAAAACTGGACATGACACGCGCATTCACAGTTTCCTCCAAAGAAGTTGCCACACGAGTTAAAAATGAAGAATGATTATTGCATTAGCGACGTACGACGCGTATATTATGTCCCGttcaaaatgatttattttaattacaaagttATGGATGAACCGGTTTACAATATCGACAATCGTCGTTAACCGATCATTCTTCCCAATCATCATAATTACATACATCCAGTGATAGAATATCACGatacgattaaattaattttcaaaagtCAATACACGCAATGATAAAACCGGCGTTTGTGCTTGCCAAACAATATAGAACTATTTTGTTACTTCGCACGCTTCTCAGATATCCGAATTTTTGAACTGTAAGTTAGATCAACAAGCATCTTCTACATTGATAGGAAAACTCCAGATATTAACAGAACCAATATTTCAGTagcaaatatatacaaatagacaatttttaataaacaattcAACATTCTGACGATTTCACAAAATAGAAGCGAgtagaattttgtaaaattcacaTACCGTTACCGTTTATAAATCGTGCAATGGGTtccgatatttttattacaaactgAAAGTATTCCTGGTATCGTTGATCATCttatattaaaacgaaattgATCGAATACGAAGATTTTAGTTTACCTCGTTTAACCAGTTTGTGAACTTTTTAGTATGTATTCGAGAAGGAGCATGCATCGTTTGCTCGTCCCACTACCAACTATGATAGAGATATGGAGGGGCATACAAAAACGACGGACAAAGGAAGACCCGAAGCAGTCATCGAATGGAGACAAGCGTAGAATTCGAAGGTTACGAAGTAGAATAAGATTGTGCGCAAAGTACGACGATGCGATTATCAACGCGAACATCGATAATATTTTTCTCAGTTCTTTTGTGTGGTATCCTGATATCCTGTAATGCACAGTATGAAGGTAAAAAGATGCTTTCTCTCAAGCAGCAGAACGGAAGATTAATAAGATtagatcgataaaaataaaaggataTAACAATAAAAGCTTATTACACAGCGATTCacgaaaatattcaaacatttaccatagaaaacttaTGAACGTATTATGCGAGTTATGCGAAACCTTTAGAGATTTCATTGCGATCAGATTTGAGACCAatctgaaaaatataagaaaagtatataaaaaagatatcctCGTAAGTAACTCTTTATTCAAACATTTTAAACATAATTGTGATAAAgataatttcgttaaataacGTGAAAATTATGCAGTAACCTGTATAAAGTTTAATATAAAACATGCAataattattctataatttctatatgCATTCTCAGgttcatttcaatttttatcaatataatcataatagttCTATCACATCACAGTTCTAATGAAATGATAAATATTCGTGACatgtttctatatatattttcgtgAACCACTGTATGCTATTTCTATATTTCGCGCTTCagtgatatttataatataacatttgaacgtaaaacatttaagaaatgttTAAACCGACTTATTGTTATCTTTTTGTTGTGACTGGAAGCTTAAATATCATTAACACAATGCTAGAACAGTCGTATAATTCAGAAAATTTTAACGACGATAAAGAGTctcgaatattaattaaaagcgGAAGAAGGTTCTGTCAGGTCACGAGTATAAATACACTTGcacatttatttgaaaaactGTTTTAGCTGCGTATAATTACGAATAAAGATTATGAAAAAGTAAGAAGAATATGGAACAACATTTTTACGTAGCTTAGTTCTTGAGAAAATcaagtttgattatttttaattaacttagTAACATATGGAAaactttattctatattttcctcttattttttcataaggaaGCATCTCATGCTCGCTTGTACATTGTTGTTCGACCGAGCCCTGTAGGTAAATACAGATAATGTTGTATATGTAGATAAAGTCATTAAATTTTCTCGGACACAGACAGGATGTTTTCGTCTTTTTATCTAACATTCAGAATTATTTTCAGGCGATTCATGCACTATCGATGGTACTCCAGGTATTTGTATAGCCCTCTCTCCAGCGAATTGTCCATCGGTTTATCAAGATTTATTGAAAGGGAAATCTCCATCTAGTTTATgtggatacaaaaattttgaTCCGATCGTGTGTTGTCCAAAAAACACGCCTACGACTACTTCTCCAAATACAATCACAAACACAATTAAAAACACAACCCCGACTACAGCAGATCGAGGATCAGTCGTTACTAAAGGAGCCAAGGCCAAAGCAAGTAGGTGTTCTTCCctaaaattttttcaattttattaaggaattaaatttctcattttcaaGAAACTCAGTTTCCTTGACTCTTATAAAACTCATGTGTTTGTAGTGTGTGAAAAATACGCCAAATCCGTGTATCAGCTCGTACCTTCGCCAGCTTTAATAATTGACAGACCACTAATCAACATATCCGTATGCGCGATTAAAACTCGTAAGCTGATCATCGGTGGTACAAAGGCTGAACCAAAGGAATTTCCACATATGGCTGCGATTGGATATGATACCGAAAATGGTATCGATTGGCAATGCGGAGGCACGCTAATTTCGGAAAGATTCGTTCTAACCGCTGCACATTGTACCTACAGTATCAACGGGTAGGAATTTCAAATTGTATTCGAGTCATCCAAGCTTCGACAccttaaaattcaatcttaaACTTTCGCATGGAATACTCAAACTTGTTGTTTCTCATGAGATATCGCTAGTTTTTAATATAGTAACAGAAGAATGACGGTATATCACGTACTTTAGACCCAACaagaaaaagtattaaaaacgAGAGAATAATGTGAATACCATTACGATAGAGTTATTTACGGTAGAATAAGTCAGCGAGAAGATAACATATAAggagtaataaaataaacaacaaaataattcccaggaataaaataatatacgcaTGCCATTTAATTATTAAGATGTAATTCTTTATAGAGGTAGAGCACGCTGGGTACGATTAGGTGACTTAAACCTCGAGAATACGGATGATGACGCGAGACCGCAAAATTACCTTATTATTGAGCGGATAAAACATAATAAGTACCAGAGTCGATTCGCATATCATGATATCGCGCTactaaaattagaaaaagacgTGGAATTTAACGCGTGGATAAGACCCAGTTGCTTACCATACTCTTTGCCGGATATTGGTACCGATGGTAAAGCAACTGCATCCGGATGGGGAACAGTTGATTTTTGTAAGTACGATAGATCAAGGAATCTTTATTTACTTCAACTCTTTAACAGTGTAATTTAAGAAAGCCTCCATTCTAAGTTCTTAGCCGTTTTATTACACCGTTAAAGGGTTAATAAAATAACGTTCGATCtttaatttcaatctttaatTCTTTCCTAGTTGAGGACCCATCAAAAGATTTATTGAAAGTTACCATTAACTTGGTAACTCAACCGGTATGCAACAGATCATTTGTGCACGAAAGTAAATTCATACGTGGTATTGTGGATGAGTGGCAAATTTGTGCCGGTGAAGTCGGAAAAGACACTTGTCAGgtaaagatataataaaattatatttcagaaatttatatctagaccgcggatatttatacaaattcaaatttttatttttatcgttaacgAAGTGAAACTTAAATAGAACCTTAAATAGATTTTTTCatcctttaaaaatatttatattttcgatatttcctaTATTCTTGCATATTATGTATTGCATGATATTCTATTCCATATATTTgagtatatttaaatttttcataaatgcataaacattcgcaatcTATGTATTTACAACGAATCACACAGGTATTCGTATCCTCATAATTATCGAATTCGACGATTTATTTAGGCgggtaacatttttattatttttcttgcgGATTACAAGGGATATGATGTCTTTGGTTTGTTTTTACCACTATATATTCCTATCTTATATTCGCTATTACTCATTATCATATTACATATCACATTTCCGCTCCCTATTCATGATTTAACACAAGACAGCCATCTTCTATTACCTACATTATACCATATCCTTAATACTAATTAATGACTATCTACATATATTGCCTAAATCTAAACTTGTTAACTTAGTCTATAATAAACTATTATCCTACTATGCCTTCTAACCCaattaaatctttaaaatttaatattaatagaacAAATTAACCACTAATTAATCAGTCTCTTCTTCGTCCTCTCGttcctctcctttttttcttgtaTATTCTAACAGCTCCATctatttttctccctcttcttcttctcctagAATCCTTCTAATGTGAGCTACGATATCGGTAACATCGGCAGCATCAGTTGATCGGTAACATTGGCAACATCAGTTGGTCGATAACATTGGCAACAACAGTTGGTCGATAACTTTGGCAACATCAGTTGGTCGATAACATTGGCTA contains:
- the LOC100645388 gene encoding serine protease snake, whose protein sequence is MRLSTRTSIIFFSVLLCGILISCNAQYEGDSCTIDGTPGICIALSPANCPSVYQDLLKGKSPSSLCGYKNFDPIVCCPKNTPTTTSPNTITNTIKNTTPTTADRGSVVTKGAKAKAMCEKYAKSVYQLVPSPALIIDRPLINISVCAIKTRKLIIGGTKAEPKEFPHMAAIGYDTENGIDWQCGGTLISERFVLTAAHCTYSINGGRARWVRLGDLNLENTDDDARPQNYLIIERIKHNKYQSRFAYHDIALLKLEKDVEFNAWIRPSCLPYSLPDIGTDGKATASGWGTVDFFEDPSKDLLKVTINLVTQPVCNRSFVHESKFIRGIVDEWQICAGEVGKDTCQGDSGGPLVIFNNDYDCMYSVVGITSIGKPCGLSDPGVYTRVYHYISWIESNVWPDS